The Chloroflexota bacterium genome segment CCGTCTCCTGGAGGCTTTCGTCAACTCCCTCCCTGCGGACAAGGTGGACCTCACTCTCTCCGGCCGCAGCCTCCAGGTGAAATGCGCCCGCTTTGAGGCCCGCATCTCCGGCCTGGACGCCGACGATTTTCCCCCTATCCCCAGGGTCAGCGAGGGGGTGTCCACCAGGGTTGAGGCCCCCGCCCTGCGCCGGGCCATCGCCCAGGTGGTCTTCGCTGCCGCCACCGAGGATACCCGCCCGGTGCTTACGGGGGTGAACGGGGAACTGGAGGGCCAGACCCTGACCCTGGCCGCCGCCGACGGTTTCCGCCTGGCGGTCCACGGGCTGGCACTCCCCTCCCCCGTCCCCGGCCGCACCGTGGCCATCATCCCCTCCCGGGCCCTCGGCGAGCTCTCCCGCCTCCTCTCCGACCAGGAGGAACCGGTGGAGATGGTCCTCAGCCCTCAGAAGGGCCAGGTGCGCTTCACCCTCAAGAACACCGAGATGGTCTCCCAGCTCATCCAGGGGACCTTCCCCAACTACCAGCAGCTCATCCCCCAGAGCTATACCACACGGGCCGTGGTGAACACCGCCGAATTCCTCCGGGCCACCAGGACCGCCTCCATCTTCGCCCGGGACGGGAGCGGCATTGTGCGGGTGGTCGTCACCCCCGGCGGGGAGCTGGGGGTGGGCAAGCTCACCATCTCGGCCCGGGCCGAGGAGATAGGGGAGAATGTGGGGGAGATAGATGCCCAGGTGAGCGGGGAGGGGGGGAAGATAGCCTTCAACAGCAAGTACCTGGGGGACGTCCTGGGCGTGATAGAGACAGAGAAAGTGTCCCTGGACACCACCAGCCCCTCCAGCCCCGGCGTCCTCAAGCCCGTCGGCGCCGAAAACTACATCCACGTCGTCATGCCGATGTTTGTCCAGTGGTGAGTACGTTCGGCTGAAGGTAACCTCTGATATCTACACCTTCCGCACTAGCGGTGACCTTTAGGTCCAGGTAGGTGTAGGCATCTTTCTTGTCCTCATTTGTGCAGTTGTCCAGGTCAGGCGCTATTCTAGCGCATAGCTCTGTTAGCTTGGCTTCGTAGTCGCCCATCTTGGCAATATTCTCTTTGGTCTGAATCAAGGCGGCAAGCCGCGTCTGGTCAGCTTCCTTTTCCTTCTTGGTCTGGTTCATTTCGTCCAGTACTACGTCAGGCGTAAACCCCAGCTTGAATGCCTGCATTAGACGCCGTTCTTGACCGGCATACTGCTTTAGCTTTCTATTGAGACCCTTGATTTCCTGGTCAATCGTGCCACTTGATACCTGGCTCTGTTCCGCTTCGGTATGCTTCCGTATTTCAGCCAGGAGAGTTCCAGGGTGACGCAGGACGCTTTTCACCTTTTCCCATACCGCTCCTTCAAGCCATTCAGCCTGAATATACCGGGCATCGCAAATCTTCTTCCGTGAAGCAGTCGGGTATGTACCGCGACAGTGATAGTAACGGTAGTTGCCCCTGAGACAGCTTCCAACGAGCGGACTACCGCAGTACCCGCAGACGGCAAAACCCGTTAACGGGTATTCGTGCATAGCCTTACCAGGGTGCAGTTCCCTTGACTTAGCCAGGGCAGCTTGCGCCCGTTCGAATAGCTCTTGGCTGATAATGGCAGGCGTAACATCGGGAAGGACGTGCCAGGATTCTTGAGGCGTCTTCTTGTGCTCTTTGCCGGAAGTCTGACCGAAATACGTTGTCCCTGTATAAGCTACATTGCGGACTATCCGGCCTACCGTCCGAGGCTCCCATTTCTTACCGGACTTCGTAGGTATGTTTTCCTCGTTCAAAGCCCGGGCTATCTTGAAACAGCTATCGCCGTCAG includes the following:
- the dnaN gene encoding DNA polymerase III subunit beta, whose protein sequence is MRISCLQENLSRGLGVVGRAVPTRATLPITSNVLLATDQGRLKLVSTNLEIALTCWIGAKVEEEGAITIPARLLEAFVNSLPADKVDLTLSGRSLQVKCARFEARISGLDADDFPPIPRVSEGVSTRVEAPALRRAIAQVVFAAATEDTRPVLTGVNGELEGQTLTLAAADGFRLAVHGLALPSPVPGRTVAIIPSRALGELSRLLSDQEEPVEMVLSPQKGQVRFTLKNTEMVSQLIQGTFPNYQQLIPQSYTTRAVVNTAEFLRATRTASIFARDGSGIVRVVVTPGGELGVGKLTISARAEEIGENVGEIDAQVSGEGGKIAFNSKYLGDVLGVIETEKVSLDTTSPSSPGVLKPVGAENYIHVVMPMFVQW
- a CDS encoding recombinase family protein codes for the protein MKAAIYCRVSTEGQEQDGTSLQTQLEACRKYCQARRYEVGHELSEAWSGLSLERPKLAELRELVRSDKVDAVVVYSLDRFSRDPVHGVILMQELEKHGVALEAATETVDNSEVGKLVFYIKGYAAKLDAERRRDATGRGKQAMLKSGKLPQGTGIGIYGYQWIGEYKKRIPIEREAKIVQRMFEMVADGDSCFKIARALNEENIPTKSGKKWEPRTVGRIVRNVAYTGTTYFGQTSGKEHKKTPQESWHVLPDVTPAIISQELFERAQAALAKSRELHPGKAMHEYPLTGFAVCGYCGSPLVGSCLRGNYRYYHCRGTYPTASRKKICDARYIQAEWLEGAVWEKVKSVLRHPGTLLAEIRKHTEAEQSQVSSGTIDQEIKGLNRKLKQYAGQERRLMQAFKLGFTPDVVLDEMNQTKKEKEADQTRLAALIQTKENIAKMGDYEAKLTELCARIAPDLDNCTNEDKKDAYTYLDLKVTASAEGVDIRGYLQPNVLTTGQTSA